The Citrifermentans bemidjiense Bem genome window below encodes:
- the obgE gene encoding GTPase ObgE, with protein sequence MSFIDEVKINVKSGDGGAGCVSFRREKFIPLGGPDGGDGGKGGDVIVKVSSHLSTLLDLRQHPHQKAGRGKNGMGSDRHGANGHTLEILVPQGTVIKDAETGEILADLAEPDSSMVLLKGGRGGQGNARFKTATHKAPKFAQPGEPGEERWIRMELKLMADVGLLGMPSVGKSSLIAKISAARPKIAEYHFTTLKPSLGVVQYKNYRSFVMADIPGLIEGASEGAGLGHRFLKHLERTGQLLHLLDLSWMPDRDPIAEYEAINRELALFNPELADKRQTVVVNKIDLPHVRENLKEILPYFEERGIKVFPISAATGEGIPELLDDIAFNLWGEPEETW encoded by the coding sequence ATGAGTTTTATAGATGAAGTTAAGATAAACGTGAAGTCCGGCGACGGCGGTGCCGGGTGCGTCTCCTTCCGCAGGGAGAAGTTCATCCCGCTGGGAGGGCCCGACGGCGGCGACGGCGGCAAGGGTGGCGACGTGATCGTCAAGGTGTCTTCGCACCTCTCCACGCTGCTCGACCTGCGCCAGCACCCGCACCAGAAGGCCGGCCGCGGCAAGAACGGCATGGGTAGCGACCGGCACGGCGCGAACGGCCACACCCTGGAGATCCTGGTGCCGCAGGGGACCGTGATCAAGGATGCCGAGACCGGGGAGATCCTCGCCGACCTCGCCGAGCCCGACTCCTCCATGGTGCTCCTGAAGGGGGGGCGCGGCGGGCAGGGGAACGCCCGGTTCAAGACCGCCACCCACAAGGCTCCCAAGTTCGCGCAGCCCGGCGAGCCTGGCGAAGAGCGCTGGATCAGGATGGAGCTGAAGCTGATGGCGGACGTGGGTCTGCTCGGCATGCCCAGCGTCGGGAAGTCCTCGCTGATCGCGAAGATCTCGGCCGCACGCCCCAAGATCGCCGAATACCACTTCACCACGCTCAAGCCGAGCCTCGGCGTGGTCCAGTACAAGAACTACCGCTCCTTCGTCATGGCCGATATTCCCGGTCTGATCGAGGGGGCGAGCGAGGGGGCGGGGCTTGGGCACCGTTTCCTCAAACACCTGGAGCGTACCGGGCAGCTGCTGCACCTGCTCGACCTCTCCTGGATGCCGGATCGGGATCCCATCGCAGAGTACGAGGCGATCAACCGTGAGCTCGCGCTCTTCAACCCCGAGCTTGCCGACAAACGCCAAACTGTCGTCGTCAACAAGATCGACCTCCCCCATGTCAGGGAGAACCTGAAAGAGATCCTCCCCTACTTCGAGGAGCGGGGAATAAAGGTCTTCCCCATCTCCGCCGCGACCGGGGAAGGGATACCGGAGCTCCTGGACGACATCGCCTTCAACCTGTGGGGCGAGCCGGAAGAGACCTGGTAG
- a CDS encoding MazG-like protein — translation MKELSFAEVVERSVQIRKRYHLLERELHGKEWSVEEDALAFLTDAGLVGRLTMSQQGRWPTDGETMPELEHKLGECIWWLAVLAERMEININEALENFLTKTEKLLKN, via the coding sequence ATGAAAGAGTTGAGCTTTGCTGAAGTTGTGGAGCGTTCTGTTCAAATACGGAAGCGCTATCACCTGCTTGAAAGAGAACTCCATGGCAAAGAATGGAGCGTTGAAGAAGATGCCTTAGCTTTTCTAACCGATGCGGGGCTGGTCGGCCGCCTGACGATGTCCCAGCAGGGGCGTTGGCCGACAGATGGCGAAACTATGCCTGAGCTTGAGCACAAACTTGGCGAGTGCATATGGTGGCTGGCTGTTTTGGCAGAACGTATGGAAATCAACATCAACGAAGCATTGGAAAATTTCCTGACCAAGACTGAAAAACTTTTGAAGAACTGA